The Streptomyces sp. NBC_00483 genome contains the following window.
GTTGCCGGGCCAGACGGCGGGTCATGAGCATCGTCATCGACCAGTAGATCATCGCCTCGGCACTGGTAGTGGAGCGTTCGAAGTCGCGGACCAGGCGGCGGCTTCGCATCAGGTGGGCGAAGAACCGCTCGACGATCCACCGCTTGGGCAGCACCACGAAGCCCCGTAGGTTGTCCATGCGTCCGACGATCGCCAGGACGAAACCGAGCACGGTCAGGCAGTACTCGATCAAGGACTACATAGGCAAGGCCGGAAGCTTCTCTCGCGTGGCCCGCTATCGCACTTGACCAAGGACGACTCACCCGGCACTTCGGATGTGCCAGAATCTCATCTACGGGGTCGAGAACAGCGTCAGATGACTCGTCGTGGGGTGGGCGGCTTTTCCTGGTTGAGGTGAGCGCGAGCGGCAGCCGTGAACTCGTCGATCACCTCGAGCATGAGCAGCCGCGGACGGGGTCCAGGGGGCAGCTCCAGCCCTCTGTTCAGACGTTCGAGGAAGTTGGGCCCCACTGGTTCTCGCCCCGCGTTACGGGCATGGTCCTTCGCTCTTTGTGCAAGTTCGGAGATCTCTCTTGGGCCCTCAAGATCTATGACAGCGGCCGCGGAACGGACCGGCTCGAGAGGGACAGCAGCTCGGATCTGTGATGCTCGCCGGTAAACCCGTTCACGACTGGCATCATCCTCCTCCTCGAACAGGCCCGGTCCGACCTGACGCCAGGCAACGTCCTGGCAGGCCCCGATCTCGGTTTGGTCTGCGTAGTCCCGGATTGCGGAGGGGAACCCAGCGTAGGCATCTCGTTGGTGTTGCCGGCGTACCGCATCGACAGCTCCGCGGTAGGCGCTGCGACCCTGGACGCGACCTGCCGCGTAAGCGGCGCCAGCGGCCAGCAGAGCAACGGGAGTTGGGATGATTGCGGCGAGCACGGCAGCGTCCATGAGGTGCTCCCTTGCCACACCTCACACGCGGATAAACCGATATGGCCAACGGCAGCTCTATCTGAGCATGACGGATAGATGGGCCGTGGCCGTGTCACCGGGCCGGAAGAGGGCGAATGCCTCGCCGACTTCTTACTCCTCGCCGACTGAAGGCCGTCATGGCTTCGGGAGCGAATCTCGGCCCCACCTACCGACGAGCACCGGCCCCACCGCCGTTTCGCGGGAGGCGGTTCCAGCGAGTTCTGGCTCCACCCGGCGACCAGGCCAGCCAGCTCCCAGCGCTCGTATGACAGGTTGCGGGAATCCCCGTCGCGCGGGTTCATGTTTCCCTACGTCCTCCCCTGGGAGCGGGCGATCCCGTCCAGGGGGTGAAAGCCCCAGAGCCGGGCCGAGTTGGGAGGAGCCAGAACATCCCCCCGTATTACCGTGAAACAACCCCAAACCCCCCGCTAGCCTAACGGTCTCGGCAAGGGTAAGACCGCCACCACTCTGCAGCAGGGTTCGGGCAATGACGACCTTGCCCTCCACCACCTCGGAGGAGGGCAACCACCTTGGCCAAGCACTGGCGGCTGGCACCACCACCGCGGGCAAGCCCTACCTCGTCATCGGCGTCCCGAGAACCAGGGCGACATCGTGGACGCAGGCGCCGGCCACCACCTGCGCGGCGACAACGTCGAGGTCCTCAACCTGCCTACACCCCCGAACAAGCCGCAACGACAGGCTAGTTGACGCGATCAGGCGTTACGAAAGATCGAGGTGAAGGCCCGTCGGGTAGCAGCATCGGAGCTCGACGGCTCTGGTGCACGTTCCGATGAAACTGTCAGTGGTACCAGTCATAATCACCGGCGCGCATCGTTCGTCGGTCATCGCTCGCTCGGGATGGCATGCATCGGAAGTGCCGAATGGGAGCGCCTTGATCGACGGCGCCGTCGCCGTCGCGGAGGATGTCCGGAGCGCCAGTACGACGGCGAGTTCCTGTGCGGTGCGAGGGCGGCGCCTCGGACGTGCGGGGCGCCGCCCGTGAACGTCACATCGGGTCGCCCAGCGGCCACCAGGTGCCGGGGGTCCAGTCGTGGTCCGCCCACAACCGGCCGTAGAGCGGGTTCCCGGCATCCGGCACGATCCGGGAAGGCACGTCCAACAGGAGGGTGGCACGGTCGGTGCGGTCGTACGCGGGCCAGTCGGGCAGTTGCCGGGAGGAAGGTGGGTCGCCAAGGCCGAAGGTGGCGAACGCCTCTCGAAATCCCTGTGCCACCGCGGCCGTCGCCGGATCGGCGAACTGGGCGAGGCCGAACGCGTACGCCATGTCCGAGCCGTGGGTGTACCAGTCCTGTTCAGGTGCTCCGGGTGTCGGGGCGTGGAAGCGGTAGTGCCAGACGGGCGCGTGCCGCGCCTGGGCGTCGAGCAGCCGTAGCGTGGGAGCCCCGTAGCGCTCGTCGGACATGAAGGCGCCCAGCCATCGGTCCCGACCGCCGTCCGGGTACTGCGCGGCATACGTGTCGAACGCCTGCTGATCCCGGCCCGGGAACACGTCTCGCAGTACCGCTTCGGCCTGGCCCAGGGCGCTGGGCTCGTTCGCGGTGTACGTGCCGCTCTCGTTGTCGGCGACGCCCGCGACCAGCGGAATTCCTGCCGCCCGACCCGCGGCGAGTGCCTGTGTGGGCCGCAGCGGCAGGACGGGGTCACCCACGGTGGGGCGCCAGATCCAGGTGGCCCGCAGGCCCTCACCGAGTGCGTACTGCGCCTCGGTGATTTCCTTGGTCGGGGCGTCCCGGATTCGTCGGAGGTCTCCTCCGGGCAGGTCGAGCTGCTCAATGAACCGTCGGGCCAAGGCGGTTGTGGCCTGCGGGGAGGCCGTGTGGTCGCCGCCGGAGTGGCTGATGCCCCGCCGGAACAGGCCCTCGGCGGCCGGGGAGGCCATCAGGTTGATGACACTCTTGCCGCCCGCCGAAACTCCCTGGACGGTGACGTTGTCCGGATCGCCGCCGAAGGCCGCTATGTTCTCCCGCACCCAGCGCAGTGCGGCGATCTGGTCCAGCAGAGCACAGTTGGCCGCGTCCGCGAAGCCGGCACCGAGCAGGCCGCCCAGGTTGAGGAACCCGAGAGCACCGAGACGGTAGTTGAGGGTGACCATGACGACACCGTTGCGGACGACGGACGCGCAGTCGCCGACGAACCCGGCCCCGGAGCCGAGATGGAAGCCTCCGCCGTGGATCCAGACCCGCACCGGAAGCGGTTCCTCGGCGTCGGCCGGGGCGGACACGTTGAGGTAGAGGCAGTCCTCGGAGGTGGGCAGGTCGTCGTCGGTGAACGGGGCGCCGAACGGCCCCGGCGGCAGTTCGACCGCCGCCTGTGGGGCTCGTCCGCCCCACTGGGAGGCGTCGCGGACCCCGCTCCACGGCTCCTCGGCGCGCGGCGCGGCCCAGCGCAGCGGTCCGACCGGCGGACGCGCGTAGGGGATGCCGCGCCAGGCGCGGATGTCGTCGTACTCGATGCCGCGGACGGCGCCGGACCTGGTCTGCACGACTGTCGTGACGGTCATGGGCTTCTTTCGGTCGGGAGTTCGCACGGGGGTTCATACGGGGAGTTCGTACGGGAGTGGCCTCAGAGGCGGAGGTCGGCCCCGGTCGGCAGGCAGGTCTGCCTGCTCCACAGGTCCGCGACGACGGTCGACCGGGCGCGGCCCTGGCTGTCGAGCAGCCGGGCGCTGTGCTTGACCGGGCGGAGTGTCACCGCGCGGTCCATCACCGTGAGTTCCGGCGCCCGATGGGCGATCTCCGCCTCCAGATGGCCGAGTTCGTGCAGCGAGGGGAGCCAGGCGACGCAGATCACGTTGCTGGAGCCTGCCACCGCGACCGCGAGGCGGGTCCGCGGAAGGCGGGAGAGGGCCTGACCGGCAGCCGCCAGATGCTGGGGCGAAGTGGCCGCCCACAGCGTCACGGTCACCGGTAGGCCGACCGCGGCTCGGGACACCTCGCAGCGCAGTTGCACGGTCCGGGTGGCGAGCAGGCGGCGCAGCCGCCGGGCGGCCGTGGTGATGCCGACGCCGAGCAGTTTGGAGAGTTCGGTCGCGCTCACCCGCCCGTCCCGGCTGAGTTCCATCATGATGTGGCGGTCCAACTCGTCGCGCAGGCTCGGGGGTTCCGCCGAATGCGCGGTGTCCGCGCCCAACTCCCGCTGGGCCGCCGCATCCAGCGCGCCGAGCCGCCAGCCGGCGCCGTCGGTGAAGCCGTCGGTGAAGATGCTCGTCCGGGTCGCCCGGACGCCCGGCAGCAGCCGCAGCCGACCGGAGATGTAGCCGGCCAGCGCGGCCAGGTCGGGAGCGCTGACGGTGAGCAGCAGGTCCCGGCCGCCCGCCGTCTCCTCGACGGTAAAGGCCTCCGGGTCCTGCGCGATCGCGGCCGCGACCTCCTGTGTCCGGGCGGCGTCGCAGTCGATCTCCACCAGGGCGCCGGCCAGTTGGTCCAGTGCCCCCGACGGATAGCCGGTGACCCAGCCCAGGCCCTCGTCGGCCAGCCGTCGCCAGCGCCGGGTCGCGGTGGCCGCGTCGGTGCCGAGCGCCTTGCCCACCGCCGCCCACGGGGCGCGCGGGCTGACCTGAAGGGCGTTCAAGAGGGCGAGGTCCGTTTCGTCCAGGTCGGCAGAGACCGGCAACTGAGGCTCCTAAATAGCAAGATCCCGCGGAATTGAGGCGATGGAACAGCGGATTGCTAGCTTCTGTCAATCTCGACGACCGAAGTTCGCGATCGGAGTCCGTCATGTCCCGTACCGGGTCCAGTTCCGTCAGCGCTCCTCCATCCGCCCCATCCGCTCCGGGCGCCGCGGGTTCACTCCGGGTGGTGGGCCTCCTCGTCCTCATCGAACTCGTCAGCGGCATCGTGCAGGGAATGATGGGCACCCTCACGCCAGCCATCGGCGCCCACTTCCAGGTCAGTGCCTCCGCGCTGACCTGGGCGAACACCGTCTTCTTCGTCAGCGCGGCGATCTGGGTCCCGCTGCTCAGCCGACTCGGCGACATCCACGGTCACCGCAAACTGCTGCGCGTCGCCCTCTCACTCTTCGCGGTGGGTGCCATCGTGATCGCCGCCGCGCCGAACTTCTCCGTACTGCTCGTCGGCCGCGTGCTGGAGGCGGGACTGCTGGCGCTGCTCCCTCTCGACATGGCGCTGGTACGCGACCGGGTCGAGGCGGGCCGGGCGCGCGCCGGCATCGGTCTCCTGATCGGCGTGCTGACCGGCGGCGTCTCGCTGGGGCTTGTGCTCGGATCAGTGCTGTCCAGCGCGTTGGGTTCGCTGACGGCGGTGCTGTGGGTGCCCGCCGTGGCGACCGTCCTGTGTCTGGTGGTCCCGTTCTTCCTGATCCCGGAGTCCGTGCGGCGGGCCCAGGCGCGCATCGACTGGACGGGCACGGCCGGGCTGTGCCTCTTTCTGGTCACTCTGCTGCTCGGTGTCGGCGAGGGCCCTTCGTGGGGTTGGGGCTCCGCGCTCACCATCGGCATGCTGGTGCTGTCCGCCGTGCTGCTGATCGGCTTCGTCGTGGTCGAGCGGGGCACCGCGGAGCCGGCGGTCGACGTCCGGCGACTCGGCCGACCGCGGATGCTGGTGCTCTTCCTCGCCGCCTGGCTGGTCGGCGGCGCCTCTTTCGGCTCGCAGACGGCGCTGGCCACCTTCCTGTCCGCGCAGCCCGACCGGTTCGGGTACGGACTCGGAATCGGCACCACCTCGCTGGGCTGGTTCATGCTGCCCATGGGCCTGGCCGCGGTGGTCGGCGCCTCGGTGGTCAACCGGGCCGGAACCGTGGTCGGCCACCGCGCCTCGCTGTGCGTCTCGCTCGCGGTCATGGGGCTCGGCTTCGGCGGAATGGCGATGTGGCACGCGAGCCGGGGCGAGTTCATGGCCCTGTCTATCGTGATGGGCTTCGGTAACGGGGCCGCGATCGCCGCGCTTCCGGCGGCCATCCTCGAGCGCTCCACCGAGACCGAGAGCGGCATCAATGCCGGCCTCTACAACACGCTGCGGACGGTGGGCGGTTCGGTCACCGGCGCGATATTCGGCGCGGTGCTCTCCTCGCTCCTCATCCCGCACACCTCCGTTCCCCGGGCCGCCGCGTACACCACCGTCCTGTGGCTCGCCGCCGCGGCCTGCGGACTCGCCGCGCTGCTCACCCTGGCCGCCCGCCGGGTCACCACGGCCGCCGCGGACCAGCCCGCCACCGCCGCCCCCGAGTCACTGACCACCGCCTGAGCCCAGGCCGACCGAAACACCGACACCGTAAAGACGAGCACAGACGAGAAGGACGCACCATGACCACCACCACTCCGCCCCGGACCGCCCCCGACGCCGAACTGGCCGCCCGGCTCAAGGAGTTGGCCTGCGCCGAGATCGACCGGCAGGCCGAGCGGATCGTCGCGGTGAGCGACGACATCATGCGCCACCCCGAGACCGGCTACCGCGAGACCCGCACCGCCGACGTCGTCGCCGAGCAATTCCGCGCCATGGGCCTGGAGCCGGCCACCGGCCTCGCACGGACCGGTGTCAAGGCCCGGATGCACGGTCGCACGTCCGGCCCGACCGCCGCGGTACTCGGCGAACTCGACGGGCTGCTGATACCGGGCCACCCGCACGGCGATCCAGAGACCGACGCGGCCCACGCGTGCGGGCACAACGCACAGATCGCCTCGATGATCGGCGCCGGCCTCGGACTGCAGGCGGTGATGGACCAACTGGACGGAGACGTGGTGCTGTTCGCCGTTCCGGCCGAGGAGTGCGTCGAGGTGCAGTGGCGCCTGGACCTGGTCGACACGGGCGAGATCCACC
Protein-coding sequences here:
- a CDS encoding carboxylesterase/lipase family protein; the encoded protein is MTVTTVVQTRSGAVRGIEYDDIRAWRGIPYARPPVGPLRWAAPRAEEPWSGVRDASQWGGRAPQAAVELPPGPFGAPFTDDDLPTSEDCLYLNVSAPADAEEPLPVRVWIHGGGFHLGSGAGFVGDCASVVRNGVVMVTLNYRLGALGFLNLGGLLGAGFADAANCALLDQIAALRWVRENIAAFGGDPDNVTVQGVSAGGKSVINLMASPAAEGLFRRGISHSGGDHTASPQATTALARRFIEQLDLPGGDLRRIRDAPTKEITEAQYALGEGLRATWIWRPTVGDPVLPLRPTQALAAGRAAGIPLVAGVADNESGTYTANEPSALGQAEAVLRDVFPGRDQQAFDTYAAQYPDGGRDRWLGAFMSDERYGAPTLRLLDAQARHAPVWHYRFHAPTPGAPEQDWYTHGSDMAYAFGLAQFADPATAAVAQGFREAFATFGLGDPPSSRQLPDWPAYDRTDRATLLLDVPSRIVPDAGNPLYGRLWADHDWTPGTWWPLGDPM
- a CDS encoding MFS transporter, whose translation is MGLLVLIELVSGIVQGMMGTLTPAIGAHFQVSASALTWANTVFFVSAAIWVPLLSRLGDIHGHRKLLRVALSLFAVGAIVIAAAPNFSVLLVGRVLEAGLLALLPLDMALVRDRVEAGRARAGIGLLIGVLTGGVSLGLVLGSVLSSALGSLTAVLWVPAVATVLCLVVPFFLIPESVRRAQARIDWTGTAGLCLFLVTLLLGVGEGPSWGWGSALTIGMLVLSAVLLIGFVVVERGTAEPAVDVRRLGRPRMLVLFLAAWLVGGASFGSQTALATFLSAQPDRFGYGLGIGTTSLGWFMLPMGLAAVVGASVVNRAGTVVGHRASLCVSLAVMGLGFGGMAMWHASRGEFMALSIVMGFGNGAAIAALPAAILERSTETESGINAGLYNTLRTVGGSVTGAIFGAVLSSLLIPHTSVPRAAAYTTVLWLAAAACGLAALLTLAARRVTTAAADQPATAAPESLTTA
- a CDS encoding Lrp/AsnC family transcriptional regulator, with the protein product MPVSADLDETDLALLNALQVSPRAPWAAVGKALGTDAATATRRWRRLADEGLGWVTGYPSGALDQLAGALVEIDCDAARTQEVAAAIAQDPEAFTVEETAGGRDLLLTVSAPDLAALAGYISGRLRLLPGVRATRTSIFTDGFTDGAGWRLGALDAAAQRELGADTAHSAEPPSLRDELDRHIMMELSRDGRVSATELSKLLGVGITTAARRLRRLLATRTVQLRCEVSRAAVGLPVTVTLWAATSPQHLAAAGQALSRLPRTRLAVAVAGSSNVICVAWLPSLHELGHLEAEIAHRAPELTVMDRAVTLRPVKHSARLLDSQGRARSTVVADLWSRQTCLPTGADLRL